TGCTGCGCGAGGTTGATATCGATATATTTGCCATCCAACCGCTTGGCCCGGGTGAAGCGTTTGGCATCGGCAACCCGCACAGAAAAGTCCGCATTTGCTCGCACCGGCTTCGGCGGCAGAGTTGTGAAGGTGATGGTACCGAGCGGTCGATAGGCCAGATCAGTCTCGTTCCTCCAGCGCAGCTGCATCTCTAGTGAATACTGCTTCCCCGGTTGCAGATCGCTCGTGGGGAGGATCTCGAACACCGTTTTTTCAGGATTGTTCTGATAGACGACATCGACTGGCGGATCGAACTGGAAATCGATGTAGAAGTCCCGCACGGAACGGTCGAACTCGATTCGGATCGGATCCTCGACCCCGAGGAGCACATCCGTCGATTGATCGGTGGGCGAGACTGACACGATATGCGGGAGCCGCGGACTGGCGACAGTGAAGGAGAAAATCGGCGTCCGAGCAAACCACGACGTTCTACCTTGACCAATCACCAGCTGGTACGACGTATCGAGCGCCCAATTCTCCTCAGGCAGAATGATGAGCTGTTTGCCGAAGTCCTGCCACTCGGTCCGAAACGGGATGGGTGGAACGAGCGTGATCTTGTCGACCAGGCTCTCTGCTTGGACGGTCTTGGAAAAGTCAATGACGACTGACTCGCGCTGGCCGTTCATCGCTGCCGTTTCAAGCGCTGCCGTGACCGGGGCCTGTCGCCACTTCTCGAACGCCCCAACGCTTCCGACAAATGTGGTCAGGACGAAAAAGAAAATGAACCAAAAAAGTACTGAGAGTGAGCGACGCATTATCAGAAATTACTTTTTAGGTTGGCACTCAACACGATAGCGACCGCCGCCGCAATGACCCCGAACCAGAGCGCTCCGTC
This is a stretch of genomic DNA from Candidatus Moraniibacteriota bacterium. It encodes these proteins:
- a CDS encoding L,D-transpeptidase family protein; this encodes MRRSLSVLFWFIFFFVLTTFVGSVGAFEKWRQAPVTAALETAAMNGQRESVVIDFSKTVQAESLVDKITLVPPIPFRTEWQDFGKQLIILPEENWALDTSYQLVIGQGRTSWFARTPIFSFTVASPRLPHIVSVSPTDQSTDVLLGVEDPIRIEFDRSVRDFYIDFQFDPPVDVVYQNNPEKTVFEILPTSDLQPGKQYSLEMQLRWRNETDLAYRPLGTITFTTLPPKPVRANADFSVRVADAKRFTRAKRLDGKYIDINLAQQVMTLFEDGRAIDAYMISSGKRGMDTPKGEFAIQNKAPRPWSKAYSLYMPYWQAITPDGKYGIHELPEWPGGYKEGANHLGTPVSHGCMRLGVGPAKRVYEWAPIGTPVVIY